Proteins co-encoded in one Chroococcidiopsis sp. TS-821 genomic window:
- a CDS encoding bifunctional 2-polyprenyl-6-hydroxyphenol methylase/3-demethylubiquinol 3-O-methyltransferase UbiG, which yields MNQNRYLPLIEDGIVVGTGSNKYEMRNPVGRYLLYQFDRAITELVNQINPQNILEVGCGEGHVTQILSQTNAVLHCIDISDKILEIAKNRVNYSRISFEKKSIYDLHEIDRADLVVCCEVLEHLEHPEIGLEKLASVATPYCILSVPREPIFRTLNFLRGAYLAEFGNSPGHIQHWSRRGFIKLVESKFEVLSVKALLPWTVILAQTK from the coding sequence ATGAATCAAAATCGTTATTTGCCCCTTATTGAAGACGGTATAGTTGTTGGGACTGGATCGAATAAGTATGAAATGCGAAATCCAGTAGGAAGATATCTACTGTACCAATTCGATCGCGCGATTACAGAACTTGTCAACCAAATAAATCCTCAAAATATTCTCGAAGTAGGCTGCGGTGAAGGTCACGTTACTCAAATACTGAGTCAGACAAATGCTGTATTGCATTGCATTGATATTTCAGACAAAATCCTCGAGATTGCCAAAAATAGAGTTAATTATTCTCGAATATCTTTTGAGAAAAAAAGTATCTACGATCTGCATGAAATCGACCGAGCTGATCTAGTTGTCTGCTGTGAGGTGTTAGAACATTTAGAACACCCGGAAATAGGTTTAGAAAAGCTTGCAAGTGTCGCCACACCTTACTGTATTCTTAGCGTTCCTAGAGAACCGATATTTAGAACACTTAATTTTTTACGCGGTGCTTATTTAGCTGAGTTTGGTAATAGTCCTGGACATATTCAACACTGGTCGCGTCGAGGTTTTATCAAACTGGTAGAATCAAAATTTGAGGTTTTATCGGTGAAAGCATTGTTGCCATGGACTGTGATTTTAGCTCAAACTAAATAA
- a CDS encoding glycosyltransferase family 2 protein produces MIYFLTVNYYSTSLITKLIASIHNNFHTLSKVVIVNNSVDDLAIRSLQSQDITILEPGENIGFGKACNLGLQWIYSQNQNAIIWIINPDAYFIENIQKKVNCFFATYPEVSILGTIIYTPNNDIWFAGGCFRRATGTISTQDILSSSDAAYVQCDWVSGCSLILNCNNFSECPQFDPIYFLYYEDFDFCQRYAQQGHIVAVTKLFRVIHQPSSITSQNIFNKIKYSTYSYLITLEKYANLFIFFFRLMRLILYAVILMLVKPQVAFGKIYGTLLYLKHLLSFCKIHY; encoded by the coding sequence GTGATTTATTTTTTAACTGTTAATTATTATTCGACATCGCTCATAACGAAGTTAATTGCGTCAATTCACAATAATTTCCATACACTTAGTAAAGTAGTAATTGTTAATAATTCAGTTGACGATCTTGCTATTCGTTCTCTCCAATCCCAAGATATTACTATCCTCGAACCAGGAGAAAATATTGGTTTTGGAAAAGCTTGTAACCTAGGATTGCAATGGATTTACTCTCAGAATCAAAATGCAATTATTTGGATTATTAATCCTGATGCTTATTTTATAGAAAACATTCAGAAAAAAGTGAATTGTTTTTTTGCAACTTATCCAGAAGTTTCAATACTCGGCACAATTATTTACACGCCCAACAACGACATTTGGTTTGCTGGTGGTTGTTTTCGTCGCGCTACTGGTACTATTTCAACGCAAGATATTTTAAGTAGTTCAGATGCAGCATATGTTCAATGTGATTGGGTTTCTGGCTGTAGTTTGATTCTTAACTGTAATAATTTTAGCGAATGTCCGCAGTTCGATCCAATCTATTTTCTTTATTACGAAGACTTCGATTTTTGCCAAAGATACGCTCAACAGGGACATATTGTTGCAGTCACAAAACTATTTCGAGTTATTCATCAACCGTCTTCAATTACAAGTCAAAATATATTCAATAAAATTAAATATAGTACATATAGTTATCTCATCACCTTAGAAAAATATGCAAATCTTTTTATATTCTTTTTCCGTTTGATGCGCTTAATTTTATATGCTGTTATTCTCATGCTGGTGAAACCTCAAGTAGCCTTTGGTAAAATATATGGAACATTACTTTATTTAAAACACTTGCTATCGTTTTGCAAAATTCATTATTAG
- the rfbC gene encoding dTDP-4-dehydrorhamnose 3,5-epimerase, whose protein sequence is MNILPTEIPDVLIIEPRIFGDDRGFFFESYNEKVFAEKVGISLHFVQDNHSRSVQNVLRGLHYQIQQPQGKLVRAIAGEILDVALDIRKSSPTFGQWIRCILSAENKRQLWVPPGFAHGFLVLSPVAEVLYKTTDYYAPQHERCILWNDPDIAIDWSISTPPILSPKDQAGQLFHKAEVFA, encoded by the coding sequence ATGAATATATTGCCGACTGAGATACCAGATGTTTTAATTATCGAGCCTCGGATCTTTGGCGACGATCGCGGCTTCTTTTTTGAAAGCTACAACGAGAAAGTTTTTGCTGAGAAAGTAGGAATCTCGCTGCACTTTGTTCAAGATAACCATTCGCGTTCGGTACAAAACGTCTTGCGAGGTTTACATTACCAAATTCAGCAACCTCAAGGTAAGCTAGTCCGCGCGATCGCCGGTGAAATTCTGGATGTCGCGTTAGATATTCGCAAAAGTTCTCCTACTTTTGGTCAATGGATTCGTTGTATCCTGAGTGCCGAAAATAAACGTCAGTTATGGGTTCCTCCAGGTTTCGCCCACGGCTTTCTAGTTCTCTCTCCTGTTGCTGAAGTGCTTTACAAAACGACTGACTACTACGCACCACAACACGAACGCTGTATTCTGTGGAATGACCCAGATATTGCCATTGATTGGTCTATTTCTACCCCACCTATCCTTTCACCGAAAGACCAAGCAGGTCAACTTTTTCACAAAGCTGAAGTTTTTGCTTGA
- the rfbD gene encoding dTDP-4-dehydrorhamnose reductase produces the protein MTPSILLIGNTGQLGQELQRYLAPLADVTAVGRPTIDLTQPDSLRQIIHKVHPQIIINAAAYTAVDKAETEPEVATAINAIAPGILAAEAQQLNAHLIHISTDYVFDGRQSHPYQETDATNPLGAYGQSKLAGEQAVQDNCDRYIILRTAWVYGSHGNNFVKTMLRLGADREEIRVVADQIGSPTWTGDITRAIAQLLEIIPIPTGIYHYTNSGVASWYDFAVAIFEEAQQLSFPLKIQRVIPITTPEYPTLAQRPAYSVLACGKITKVLGTPSSHWRQGLRKMLAELYTNTYESADSLRR, from the coding sequence ATGACACCGTCAATTTTACTGATTGGTAACACAGGTCAATTAGGTCAAGAACTACAACGCTACCTTGCACCTCTAGCAGATGTCACTGCGGTGGGACGTCCAACAATTGACTTAACTCAACCTGATAGCCTGCGTCAGATTATTCATAAAGTTCACCCGCAAATCATCATCAACGCCGCAGCATACACAGCGGTAGACAAAGCCGAAACAGAGCCGGAAGTCGCAACCGCGATTAATGCGATCGCCCCTGGTATTTTAGCCGCAGAAGCACAACAATTAAATGCGCACCTAATTCATATTTCCACAGATTACGTATTCGATGGTCGTCAAAGTCATCCATACCAAGAAACCGATGCGACAAACCCGTTAGGCGCTTATGGACAATCGAAACTCGCTGGCGAACAAGCAGTTCAAGATAACTGCGATCGCTACATTATTCTGCGGACAGCTTGGGTGTACGGTAGTCACGGTAATAACTTTGTCAAGACGATGCTGCGACTTGGTGCAGATCGCGAAGAAATTCGTGTCGTCGCCGATCAAATCGGAAGCCCAACATGGACAGGCGATATAACTCGCGCGATCGCGCAATTACTCGAAATCATCCCAATTCCAACGGGAATTTATCACTATACCAACAGTGGTGTTGCTAGCTGGTACGATTTTGCCGTTGCCATTTTTGAAGAAGCACAACAATTAAGCTTTCCTCTCAAAATTCAGCGGGTGATTCCGATTACAACTCCTGAATATCCGACTTTGGCACAAAGACCTGCGTATTCCGTTCTCGCGTGTGGGAAAATAACCAAAGTTTTGGGAACTCCATCGTCGCACTGGCGACAAGGACTTAGGAAAATGCTGGCAGAACTTTATACTAATACTTATGAAAGCGCTGATTCTCTCCGGCGGTAA
- a CDS encoding EamA family transporter, with protein MTLPEFGLFLISILASVAGQWLLKAGALKLGRVDASNVVSHVLGMIAIPELLAGLTCYAVGAIVYILVLTRVKLSVAGPAVALVYVFSLLIGYFIFREPIPISRLVGLGLIICGVILVIWKS; from the coding sequence GTGACGCTACCAGAGTTTGGCTTATTTCTCATTTCGATCCTAGCGAGCGTGGCTGGGCAATGGCTACTCAAAGCAGGAGCATTAAAGTTAGGTAGAGTGGATGCGAGTAATGTTGTTAGCCACGTGTTAGGTATGATTGCGATTCCAGAATTACTTGCTGGATTAACGTGTTATGCCGTGGGCGCGATTGTTTATATTTTGGTGCTAACGCGAGTTAAACTCAGCGTTGCTGGTCCTGCGGTGGCGTTAGTTTACGTCTTTTCCTTACTGATTGGATACTTTATCTTTCGCGAACCAATTCCTATTAGTCGATTAGTTGGGCTGGGATTAATCATTTGTGGCGTCATTCTCGTGATTTGGAAAAGTTAG
- a CDS encoding lysylphosphatidylglycerol synthase transmembrane domain-containing protein yields MVVRLVRSKKAWSIVFTIFLIALLGSILNPSDISSALYQVGILGISKIFLLVGITQALRALRFWELLSIKTKTSYLPIFKITCVYQFLNHVLPVRSGELSLPILLKRYSSYPYISSVASLLLTRIHDALALGTIVASGVGFAVINGRIASDWLNLLILVLLAIALLAGSFTLLISRNQQLAQAWQGIATSGRIGRLLFKLKTLIKNFYQELLIYRDAALHLKLFSYSILLWLTIFILFWVVLQSLGFSMSLSEVVLGSSLANLTQLLPVGTLGNIGTLEAGWVFGFTLLGYDSYRTLTAGIVMHVIVILIAGIYGVLSWVSLFISSARR; encoded by the coding sequence ATGGTTGTTCGTTTAGTCCGTAGTAAAAAAGCTTGGAGTATCGTTTTTACAATCTTCTTAATCGCTTTATTAGGAAGTATTTTAAATCCTTCTGATATTTCATCAGCGTTGTATCAAGTAGGTATATTAGGTATATCAAAAATATTTTTATTAGTCGGAATTACTCAAGCATTAAGAGCCTTACGTTTTTGGGAACTACTTTCAATTAAAACAAAAACTTCATATTTACCGATTTTTAAGATTACTTGCGTATATCAGTTTCTTAATCATGTCTTACCAGTAAGATCTGGCGAACTAAGTTTACCTATTTTACTGAAGCGTTATTCAAGTTATCCTTATATTAGCTCTGTAGCATCGCTATTATTAACGCGTATTCACGATGCTTTAGCCTTAGGAACTATAGTAGCCTCAGGTGTAGGATTTGCAGTAATAAATGGGAGAATAGCTAGCGATTGGCTAAATTTGTTAATTTTAGTTTTACTGGCGATCGCCCTACTTGCAGGTTCATTTACTTTACTTATTTCAAGAAATCAACAGCTCGCCCAAGCTTGGCAAGGAATCGCTACATCTGGAAGAATCGGTAGATTACTGTTTAAACTTAAAACTCTCATCAAAAACTTTTATCAAGAGTTGCTCATTTATCGCGACGCTGCACTGCACTTAAAACTTTTTAGCTACTCAATCTTATTGTGGTTGACAATATTTATCTTATTTTGGGTGGTCTTACAGTCGCTTGGCTTCTCAATGTCTTTATCCGAAGTCGTCTTAGGTTCGAGTTTGGCTAATTTAACTCAGCTACTACCAGTAGGGACATTAGGCAACATTGGAACTCTAGAAGCTGGTTGGGTATTTGGTTTTACTTTATTGGGATATGATTCTTATCGCACGCTGACTGCTGGTATTGTAATGCATGTCATAGTTATTCTCATTGCAGGAATCTATGGCGTACTTAGCTGGGTTAGTTTGTTTATAAGCAGTGCAAGAAGATGA
- a CDS encoding Mo-dependent nitrogenase C-terminal domain-containing protein, giving the protein MTSVVKSPYTNEQVVAWLRGLLSVAWADGDFDPQEQDIITALTQELTIDTKLESFDKISPEELASVLKDDSVAAENFLRTAVMVAIADGTYSSVEDRLLHQFCQALGLQETALISLRQTLCDLPTEELDSVSATSSTDEEPQIDVLHPVREWLDGLDIHDPKVARFLCKMIPPQCPFERDVTLFGKKIVHIPPLCKLNPLYEQLVGLRFRALSYLADECHEDISEYC; this is encoded by the coding sequence ATGACAAGCGTTGTCAAATCTCCTTATACTAACGAACAAGTCGTCGCTTGGTTGCGAGGATTACTCTCTGTTGCTTGGGCAGATGGTGACTTCGATCCTCAAGAGCAAGACATTATTACAGCTTTAACGCAAGAACTTACTATTGATACAAAGTTAGAGTCCTTTGACAAAATCAGCCCAGAAGAGCTAGCAAGTGTTCTCAAAGACGATTCCGTTGCAGCAGAAAACTTTTTACGAACGGCGGTGATGGTTGCGATCGCTGATGGAACATACTCCTCGGTCGAAGACAGACTTTTACACCAATTCTGTCAAGCCCTGGGATTACAGGAGACAGCACTCATATCGTTGCGCCAAACGTTGTGCGATCTTCCTACCGAAGAATTAGATTCTGTATCCGCCACGTCCTCCACTGACGAGGAACCGCAGATTGACGTGTTGCATCCTGTACGCGAGTGGCTTGATGGACTCGACATTCATGACCCCAAAGTTGCCCGCTTTTTGTGCAAAATGATTCCGCCGCAGTGTCCATTTGAGCGCGACGTTACGCTATTTGGCAAGAAGATAGTTCACATTCCCCCACTGTGCAAGCTTAACCCACTTTACGAGCAGCTTGTCGGATTGCGCTTCCGCGCATTGTCCTATCTTGCTGATGAGTGTCACGAAGATATCAGCGAATATTGTTAA
- a CDS encoding glycosyltransferase family 2 protein, with protein MSIGISFVIPVCNEEATVVTLSEKIQKVMTKERLNKYEIIFIDDGSSDNSWFYIKDLVHQYPTQIKAIKFRRNFGKSAALFAGFKRAKGKIIFTIDADLQDDPAEVPKFLHKLEEGFDLVSGWRQRRNDPISKTLPSQIYNKVTAKIAGIPLHDFNCGFKAYRKEVLDCIKLYGELHRYIPVLAHSLGFRVGEVAVCHFSRQHGKSKYGWERYSRGLIDLLTVLVITRYLYKPGHLFGKLGLFFGLLGSGILIYLVLLWFLGLGPIGNRPLLFFGILSTILSVQLISLGILAELLTRYSHSDCMEQQVAEVLDENLPLFR; from the coding sequence ATGTCAATTGGTATCAGCTTTGTAATTCCTGTATGTAATGAAGAAGCGACCGTTGTTACTTTGTCAGAAAAAATTCAAAAAGTAATGACAAAGGAAAGGCTAAATAAATACGAAATTATTTTCATTGACGACGGAAGCAGTGACAATTCATGGTTTTATATTAAAGATTTAGTTCATCAATATCCCACACAAATAAAGGCAATTAAATTCCGGCGCAATTTCGGTAAATCCGCTGCGCTTTTTGCTGGGTTTAAACGCGCAAAAGGCAAAATTATTTTTACAATTGATGCCGATCTCCAAGACGACCCGGCTGAAGTTCCTAAATTTTTACACAAGCTAGAAGAAGGCTTCGACCTTGTTTCAGGCTGGCGTCAACGCCGAAACGATCCCATTTCAAAAACTTTACCTTCACAAATATACAACAAAGTCACTGCCAAAATTGCTGGTATTCCGCTCCATGATTTTAACTGTGGTTTTAAAGCCTATCGTAAGGAAGTTTTAGACTGTATTAAACTCTATGGCGAACTCCATAGATACATTCCAGTACTTGCGCATAGTTTAGGCTTTCGAGTTGGAGAGGTCGCCGTTTGCCACTTTAGCAGACAACATGGCAAGTCTAAATATGGATGGGAGCGTTACTCGCGTGGTTTGATTGATTTGTTAACCGTTCTAGTGATTACTCGTTACTTGTATAAACCAGGACATTTATTCGGTAAATTAGGATTATTCTTTGGGCTTTTAGGCAGTGGAATTCTTATTTATCTTGTCCTTTTATGGTTTCTAGGTCTAGGTCCTATTGGTAATCGACCACTTTTATTTTTTGGCATACTATCTACGATTTTGTCAGTTCAATTAATTTCTTTAGGCATACTAGCAGAACTATTAACGCGTTACTCGCACTCAGACTGCATGGAACAACAAGTTGCCGAAGTACTTGATGAAAATCTACCATTGTTTCGTTAG
- a CDS encoding STELLO glycosyltransferase family protein gives MPKNFIVITSINPPTEALKKFSLMPDWQVVLVADLKTPKDWQLKNVKFLSVEEQKTLPFTILKYLPWNHYARKNIGYLYAMLQGAELIYETDDDNIPYDSWHDFHPVQLQAQAYTSSNKFFNAYSSFCEANIWPRGFPLTAIHSLTEVQIANDFVSAPVQQGLADLDPDVDAIYRLTIGKEVKFSQRKPVFLAPGTYCPFNSQNTLWYPDAFQYMYLPAFVFNRLTDIWRGYIAQHFLHQKAQGVLFCNASVYQERNYHKLLHDFIEEIDLYTRTEELITVLTEYTSHSQDFTGVMQHLHQHHFVKDEEVVLFDAWLEDLRSLGLV, from the coding sequence ATGCCAAAAAATTTTATTGTCATTACATCCATAAATCCTCCTACAGAAGCTCTCAAAAAATTTAGCCTCATGCCAGATTGGCAAGTCGTTTTAGTAGCTGATTTGAAAACGCCTAAAGACTGGCAATTAAAGAACGTAAAATTTCTATCAGTAGAAGAGCAAAAGACGCTTCCTTTTACCATTCTTAAATATTTACCTTGGAATCATTACGCGCGCAAAAATATTGGCTATCTTTATGCAATGTTGCAGGGAGCAGAGTTAATTTACGAAACTGATGATGACAATATTCCCTACGATTCATGGCATGATTTTCATCCGGTTCAGCTTCAAGCTCAAGCATATACAAGTTCAAATAAGTTTTTTAATGCATACTCTTCTTTTTGTGAAGCAAATATTTGGCCTAGGGGATTTCCTTTAACAGCAATTCATAGTTTAACAGAAGTGCAAATAGCAAATGACTTTGTATCAGCTCCTGTACAGCAGGGTTTGGCAGACCTCGATCCAGATGTCGATGCCATTTATCGACTCACAATTGGTAAAGAAGTGAAATTTTCTCAACGCAAACCAGTATTTTTAGCACCTGGTACTTATTGCCCTTTCAACTCACAAAATACGCTTTGGTATCCAGATGCTTTTCAATATATGTATCTTCCTGCTTTTGTCTTCAACAGACTTACAGATATCTGGAGAGGTTATATAGCGCAACACTTTTTACATCAGAAGGCCCAGGGAGTATTGTTTTGTAATGCTAGCGTTTACCAAGAACGAAACTATCACAAATTATTGCATGATTTCATCGAGGAAATCGACCTTTATACTAGAACGGAAGAACTGATTACTGTTCTAACTGAATATACCTCTCACTCTCAAGATTTTACTGGCGTAATGCAACATCTACATCAACATCACTTTGTGAAAGACGAAGAAGTTGTGCTATTTGATGCTTGGCTAGAAGATCTAAGATCATTAGGATTAGTTTGA
- a CDS encoding glucose-1-phosphate thymidylyltransferase, with the protein MKALILSGGKGTRLRPLTYTGAKQLVPVANKPILWYGIEEIVAAGITDIGIIISPETGREVKNKTGTGDRFGANITYILQDKPAGLAHAVQIAQPFLKDDPFIMYLGDNLIQQGDLSYFLQQFTQKQHDALILLRPVSNPTAFGVAKVDECGRVLELIEKPQVPPSNLALVGVYFFSPAIHEAIACIQPSARGELEITDAIQCLIDRQKQVSACQLEGWWLDTGKKDDLLEANRLILDTYLKTSNFGEVDSHSQIIGRVQIGSGSKVINCTIRGPVVIGSDCYLENCFIGPYSSIADQATIIETDIEHSVVLQGAKIDRIHQRIIDSVIGQRAQLTVAARRPKALRFLIGDDCQIELA; encoded by the coding sequence ATGAAAGCGCTGATTCTCTCCGGCGGTAAAGGGACTCGCTTGCGTCCTCTGACTTACACTGGCGCCAAACAACTCGTACCCGTCGCCAATAAACCAATTCTGTGGTACGGTATCGAAGAAATTGTTGCCGCTGGAATTACTGATATTGGAATTATTATCAGTCCAGAAACAGGACGCGAGGTCAAAAATAAAACCGGAACCGGCGATCGCTTTGGTGCCAATATCACGTATATTCTGCAAGATAAGCCTGCTGGTTTGGCTCATGCAGTTCAAATTGCCCAGCCTTTTTTGAAAGACGACCCTTTCATTATGTATCTGGGTGATAACTTAATTCAACAAGGAGATTTAAGTTACTTTCTCCAGCAATTTACCCAAAAACAACACGATGCGTTAATCTTATTGCGTCCCGTGTCGAATCCCACTGCTTTTGGTGTTGCCAAAGTTGATGAATGCGGACGTGTTTTAGAGTTAATCGAAAAACCACAAGTTCCCCCTTCCAACCTGGCGCTAGTTGGCGTTTACTTCTTCTCGCCCGCGATTCACGAGGCGATCGCGTGTATTCAACCTTCTGCTAGAGGAGAATTAGAAATAACCGACGCCATTCAATGTTTAATCGATCGACAAAAACAAGTCTCAGCTTGTCAACTCGAAGGTTGGTGGTTAGACACAGGAAAAAAAGACGATCTCTTAGAAGCAAATCGCTTGATTCTCGATACCTACCTGAAAACTTCTAATTTTGGTGAAGTCGATTCACACAGTCAAATTATTGGGCGCGTGCAAATTGGTTCTGGTTCCAAAGTCATTAACTGTACAATCCGCGGTCCTGTCGTCATTGGTAGCGACTGCTATTTAGAAAACTGTTTTATTGGTCCTTACAGTAGTATTGCCGACCAAGCAACAATTATTGAAACAGATATCGAACACAGTGTTGTTTTACAAGGGGCAAAAATTGACCGCATTCACCAACGGATTATTGATAGTGTCATTGGACAGCGCGCGCAATTAACAGTAGCAGCAAGACGCCCTAAAGCCCTGCGATTCCTAATTGGTGATGACTGTCAAATTGAACTAGCGTGA
- a CDS encoding glycosyltransferase, whose protein sequence is MKVALVFVTKNEEAGLITTLPKVDLSLFDEVYAIDGHSKDKTCEVFSYYNIPVFQQSIPGLGGATLAARAHCKSDAMVFFHPDGNENPQDLSKFIDALNIGYEFVIASRMIAGSYNEDDDKVFKFRKWANLCFAFIANTAFGSRRCRVTDVVQGFRAITCEAFDRLRLDKTDCTIDYQMVIRALKARLKITEFPTIEGRRIAGNTNFASIPTGIAEVKMLLREFQIGNSFLHQTNPNDLRSSSQASNSTTSSSFTK, encoded by the coding sequence ATGAAAGTTGCTTTAGTTTTTGTTACCAAAAATGAAGAGGCTGGATTAATAACTACTTTACCTAAAGTAGATTTGAGTCTTTTTGACGAAGTTTATGCAATTGACGGTCATTCAAAAGATAAAACTTGTGAGGTTTTTAGCTATTACAATATACCTGTTTTTCAGCAATCTATCCCTGGCTTAGGTGGTGCTACTCTAGCAGCAAGAGCGCATTGTAAAAGTGATGCAATGGTATTTTTTCATCCTGATGGCAATGAAAATCCTCAAGATTTATCAAAATTTATTGATGCTCTAAATATTGGTTATGAATTTGTCATTGCATCGCGCATGATTGCAGGAAGTTATAACGAAGATGACGACAAAGTTTTCAAGTTTCGTAAATGGGCCAACTTATGTTTTGCTTTTATTGCTAATACAGCTTTTGGAAGCCGTAGGTGTCGCGTAACAGATGTCGTTCAAGGATTTAGGGCAATTACTTGTGAAGCCTTTGATCGCTTACGCCTTGATAAAACAGATTGTACTATTGACTATCAAATGGTCATTAGAGCCTTAAAAGCAAGGCTCAAAATTACGGAATTTCCTACTATTGAAGGTAGGCGAATTGCAGGTAATACGAATTTTGCTTCTATTCCTACAGGAATTGCGGAAGTCAAAATGCTATTGCGGGAGTTTCAAATCGGTAATTCATTTTTACATCAAACTAATCCTAATGATCTTAGATCTTCTAGCCAAGCATCAAATAGCACAACTTCTTCGTCTTTCACAAAGTGA
- a CDS encoding glycosyltransferase family 1 protein, whose translation MQNSLLVNLSFLAQKPTGITTYAANLFPHLQPLQPTLLISSEARPKALDADYYLVPPNLTPDYGSLGHFRRLLWTQLQIPKIYKKLRSRLLFSPVPEAPLQTNCRYIVNVNDLIPLHFPSRSPLTFYFRYYVPQVLAQAEHILCISTATAKDLTHFYNINPDKITSILLAHDAEHFRFLDLPTSNYFLYIGRHDPYKNLHRVIAAFAALSRDYELWLAGPFDPRYTPALQKVAAELDISDRVKILDYVKYQDLPTIINQAIALVFPSLWEGFGLPVLEAMACGTPVITSNLSSLPEVAGDAALLVDPYNSAEIAAAMQAVATESGLRSRLSQQSRARANNFSWAKTGQATAEVLARYL comes from the coding sequence TTGCAAAATTCATTATTAGTTAACCTTTCGTTTCTTGCCCAAAAACCAACAGGAATCACAACCTACGCGGCTAACTTATTTCCACATTTACAGCCACTGCAACCCACGCTACTGATTTCCTCAGAGGCGCGTCCAAAAGCCTTAGACGCTGACTACTACTTAGTTCCACCGAATCTCACACCCGATTATGGCAGCTTGGGTCATTTTCGTCGTTTATTGTGGACGCAACTGCAAATTCCCAAAATATATAAAAAACTGCGATCGCGTCTTTTGTTTTCCCCTGTACCCGAAGCCCCGCTACAGACAAATTGTCGTTACATCGTCAATGTCAACGACTTAATTCCCTTGCACTTTCCCTCACGTTCGCCGCTAACGTTTTACTTTCGCTACTACGTCCCCCAAGTGTTAGCGCAAGCTGAACACATTCTTTGCATCTCCACCGCCACTGCAAAAGATCTCACGCACTTTTACAACATCAATCCAGATAAAATTACGTCAATTTTATTAGCGCACGACGCTGAGCATTTTCGCTTTCTCGATCTACCGACAAGTAACTATTTCCTCTACATTGGACGCCACGATCCTTACAAAAATCTGCATCGGGTCATCGCTGCTTTTGCTGCATTATCACGCGACTACGAACTATGGCTAGCAGGACCATTCGATCCGCGTTACACGCCTGCATTACAAAAAGTTGCAGCCGAACTTGATATCAGCGATCGCGTCAAAATTCTCGACTACGTGAAATATCAAGATTTACCGACAATTATCAATCAAGCGATCGCCCTCGTGTTTCCTAGCTTATGGGAAGGATTTGGATTACCTGTATTAGAAGCGATGGCGTGTGGAACTCCTGTGATTACCTCCAACCTTTCCTCCTTACCTGAAGTTGCAGGAGACGCCGCGCTATTAGTCGATCCTTACAATAGTGCAGAAATTGCCGCCGCCATGCAAGCTGTTGCAACTGAATCAGGATTGCGATCGCGCCTTTCCCAGCAAAGTCGTGCAAGGGCAAATAATTTCAGTTGGGCGAAAACAGGACAAGCTACTGCTGAAGTTCTCGCACGCTATCTCTAA